The following are encoded together in the Drosophila sechellia strain sech25 chromosome 3R, ASM438219v1, whole genome shotgun sequence genome:
- the LOC6614265 gene encoding esterase B1 — MNKNLGFVERLRWRLKTIEHKVQQYRQSTNETVVADTEYGQVRGIKRLSLYDVPYFSFEGIPYAQPPVGELRFKAPQRPIPWEGVRDCSQPKDKAVQVQFVFDKVEGSEDCLYLNVYTNNVKPDKARPVMVWIHGGGFIIGEANREWYGPDYFMKEDVVLVTIQYRLGALGFMSFKSPELNVPGNAGLKDQVLALKWIKNNCASFGGDPNCITVFGESAGGASTHYMMITDQTQGLFHRGILQSGSAICPWAYNGDITHNAYRIAKLAGYKGEDNDKDVLKFLQNVKAKDLIRVEENVLTMEERMDKIMFAFGPSLEPFSTPECVISKPPKEMMKTAWSNSIPMLIGNTSYEGLLWVPEVKIMPQVVQQLDAGTPFIPKELLATEPSKKKVDSWSAKIRDLHRTGAESTPDNYMDLCSIYYFVFPALRVVHSRHAYAAGTPVYFYRFDFDSEEIIFPYRIMRFGRGVKGVSHADDLVYQFSSLLARRLPKESREYRNIERTVGIWTQFAATGNPYSEKINGMDTLTIDPVRKSDEVIKCLNISDDLKFIDLPEWPKLKVWESLYDENEDLLF; from the exons AACCATCGAGCATAAAGTCCAGCAGTATCGCCAGTCGACCAATGAAACAGTAGTCGCCGACACGGAGTACGGCCAAGTGAGGGGTATCAAGCGTCTATCTCTCTACGATGTTCCCTACTTCAGTTTCGAGGGTATCCCGTACGCCCAGCCTCCGGTGGGGGAGTTGCGGTTCAAGGCCCCTCAAAGGCCCATTCCCTGGGAGGGAGTTCGGGACTGCAGCCAGCCCAAGGATAAGGCCGTCCAGGTGCAGTTCGTCTTCGATAAGGTAGAGGGCTCCGAGGACTGCCTCTATCTCAATGTGTACACCAACAAC GTGAAGCCCGATAAGGCTCGCCCGGTTATGGTTTGGATTCACGGAGGAGGCTTCATTATCGGCGAGGCCAATCGGGAATGGTATGGCCCGGACTACTTTATGAAAGAAGATGTTGTTCTCGTCACCATACAATATCGACTTGGTGCTTTGG GATTTATGAGTTTTAAGTCCCCCGAGCTAAATGTACCTGGAAATGCTGGTCTCAAGGATCAGGTGTTGGCCCTAAAGTGGATCAAGAACAATTGCGCTAGTTTCGGCGGAGATCCCAACTGCATCACTGTGTTTGGAGAGAGTGCAGGAGGCGCCTCCACGCACTACATGATGATAACCGATCAGACCCAAGGGCTCTTTCATCGTGGCATCTTGCAGTCGGGCAGTGCCATTTGTCCTTGGGCCTACAACGGCGACATCACCCATAATGCCTACAGGATAGCCAAACTGGCTGGCTACAAGGGCGAGGACAACGACAAGGATGTGCTGAAGTTCTTGCAGAACGTGAAGGCCAAGGATCTTATTCGCGTGGAGGAAAATGTCCTGACAATGGAGGAACGCATGGACAAGATAATGTTTGCCTTTGGCCCATCCCTGGAACCATTCTCCACGCCCGAGTGCGTGATATCGAAGCCCCCAAAAGAGATGATGAAGACCGCCTGGAGTAACTCCATCCCCATGTTAATAGGAAACACTTCGTACGAGGGACTGCTCTGGGTTCCAG AGGTCAAGATTATGCCGCAGGTGGTGCAACAGCTTGATGCAGGCACACCTTTCATTCCCAAAGAACTGCTGGCCACGGAGCCCAGTAAAAAAAAGGTGGATTCGTGGAGTGCAAAGATTCGAGATCTTCATCGCACTGGCGCAGAAAGCACCCCAGATAATTACATGGAT CTCTGTTCGATTTACTACTTCGTGTTTCCGGCCCTGAGGGTGGTCCATTCCCGTCACGCGTACGCGGCTGGAACTCCAGTATACTTCTATCGATTTGACTTCGACTCCGAGGAGATCATCTTTCCGTACCGCATTATGCGATTCGGACGCGGTGTCAAGGGGGTCAGCCATGCCGACGATTTGGTCTACCAATTCAGCAGCCTGCTGGCTCGTCGGTTGCCGAAGGAAAGTCGCGAGTACAGGAACATCGAGCGAACCGTGGGCATCTGGACCCAGTTTGCTGCCACGGGTAATCCCTACAGCGAGAAGATCAACGGCATGGACACTCTGACCATTGATCCAGTTCGCAAATCCGACGAGGTCATCAAGTGCCTCAACATCAGTGATGACCTGAAGTTCATCGATCTGCCTGAGTGGCCCAAATTGAAGGTCTGGGAGAGCCTCTATGATGAAAACGAAGATTTATTGTTCTAA